A DNA window from Ornithobacterium rhinotracheale DSM 15997 contains the following coding sequences:
- a CDS encoding Gfo/Idh/MocA family protein: MRKFSIYGIFACIFALIFSCAEQKVATTPAKKGGVSPIVLPVPERAPGQTDVINLVTPKLETVRVGFVGLGMRGPGAVERFTQIPGTEIVALCDIEKNRVEKGQEILDKAGKKRAAEYYGSTEAYKKMCERDDIDLIYIVTDWKYHVPIALYAMEHGKHVAVEVPAAMNMKDIWALIDTSERTRKHCMMLENCVYDFFELTTLNMAQKGVFGEVLHTEGSYIHNLKDFWKAYYKNWRLDYNKDFRGDVYPTHGIGPACQLLDIHRGDRMTYLVSMDTKPVNGPAAWKDMFGTAPKDYKNGDHTMTMIRTENGKTIQIQHNVVTPRPYSRMYQLTGTKGFANKYPVQGYALEEVSEDLNPDHEKLDAHGFVPEDVKKALMDKYKHPILVELEEKAKKVGGHGGMDFIMDYRLVYCLQNGLPLDMDVYDLAEWSCLTELSALSIENGSAPVAIPDFTRGAWKKVKGYRHAFADDWAKK, from the coding sequence ATGAGAAAATTTAGCATTTATGGCATTTTTGCATGCATTTTCGCATTGATTTTTAGTTGTGCCGAGCAAAAAGTAGCCACCACTCCTGCTAAAAAAGGAGGCGTTTCACCAATTGTTTTACCCGTTCCTGAGCGAGCTCCAGGGCAGACAGATGTCATCAACCTTGTAACCCCGAAACTAGAAACCGTGCGTGTAGGTTTTGTAGGGCTAGGCATGCGTGGACCTGGTGCTGTTGAACGATTCACTCAAATTCCAGGAACAGAAATCGTTGCTCTTTGCGACATCGAGAAAAATCGAGTAGAAAAAGGACAAGAAATTCTTGACAAAGCGGGCAAAAAAAGAGCTGCAGAATACTATGGCTCTACCGAGGCTTACAAAAAAATGTGCGAAAGAGATGATATTGATTTAATTTATATCGTAACCGACTGGAAATACCATGTGCCTATTGCACTTTATGCAATGGAACACGGCAAGCATGTCGCCGTTGAAGTGCCTGCCGCCATGAATATGAAAGACATTTGGGCTTTGATCGACACCTCTGAACGCACTCGCAAACATTGTATGATGCTTGAAAACTGCGTGTACGATTTCTTTGAGCTTACGACTTTAAACATGGCTCAAAAAGGCGTATTCGGAGAAGTATTGCACACAGAAGGTTCATATATTCATAATTTAAAAGATTTCTGGAAAGCTTATTATAAAAACTGGCGTTTAGATTACAACAAGGATTTCAGAGGAGATGTGTATCCTACGCACGGAATCGGTCCTGCATGCCAGTTACTAGACATTCACCGAGGCGACCGCATGACTTATTTGGTATCCATGGATACTAAGCCTGTGAATGGTCCTGCTGCATGGAAAGATATGTTTGGAACAGCTCCTAAAGACTATAAAAATGGCGACCACACAATGACAATGATTCGCACTGAAAACGGAAAAACAATTCAAATTCAGCACAATGTGGTAACACCAAGACCTTACTCAAGAATGTACCAACTCACTGGAACCAAAGGATTTGCCAACAAATATCCAGTGCAAGGTTATGCACTCGAAGAAGTGAGCGAAGACCTAAACCCAGATCATGAAAAGCTTGACGCTCACGGATTTGTTCCAGAAGATGTGAAAAAAGCTTTAATGGATAAATATAAACACCCTATCCTCGTAGAATTGGAGGAAAAAGCCAAAAAAGTGGGAGGACATGGCGGTATGGATTTCATCATGGATTATCGTTTGGTTTACTGTCTGCAAAACGGGCTTCCGCTTGATATGGATGTTTATGACTTGGCTGAATGGTCTTGCCTAACCGAACTTTCTGCCCTATCCATCGAAAACGGAAGTGCTCCAGTTGCCATTCCAGACTTCACGCGTGGTGCGTGGAAAAAAGTGAAAGGCTATCGACATGCTTTTGCCGATGATTGGGCTAAAAAATAA
- a CDS encoding dynamin family protein — protein sequence MNTNIFEELSQKKQSLISLTQKAKDYGWITPQKEEEIINRIKNDVLTIGVIGQMKSGKSTFLNAFVFEDDVLPAATTPMTAALSIITYGEKKEIEAEFYTPQEWEEQKMQASRSLEDVKGNEIEESKVKAAKELMEKAHKLGSSLESFLGKNQKDTFENLEEYVGADGKYISITKAVKIYYPKEYLKGVEIVDTPGFNDPIVSREERTKEFLEKADAVLLMLYAGRPFDSTDRSILFENVGKCGIGKVIIGINKYDIAYENGDTIEEINEYVKQQIKDAAKNYGNETLSDLLKETSPIPLSAEMALLSQMPMSKINESESYSFSFKRHCDNFEINSQNQLRDKSFLNNLTSEVKRIIDKEKTQILFTKPINELLSSTYNKENSTQNDIIVTEEKIKNLSLDDDEIDEKLKNVERIEKRLNKKLNIFIDGLDEIFREIVKKGSKDLDDMVDNRCNRMDDIIEKKTGIFKGTEKAKREIQKEIQQLTQRDIKHKIEHLSDEVERKVKNEISDFIFEVEGLFIKYIPDFESQDLINSTKQKITLDIDGNAFTPNNEENLLDKLIKFVKNIFRNDKNELYELVNKTRSEFKAEQYLEKIYQHKENIAKTIKTNFFDEVLTPMRENLEQLQKKVLDKENALNEENKKLEELTQLNKSIKNQIEEFKVLKSTL from the coding sequence ATGAATACAAATATATTTGAAGAATTAAGCCAAAAAAAACAAAGTTTAATTTCGCTCACGCAAAAAGCAAAAGATTACGGATGGATTACTCCTCAAAAAGAAGAGGAGATAATCAATAGGATTAAAAATGATGTGCTCACCATTGGAGTCATTGGGCAAATGAAAAGTGGAAAATCTACATTCTTAAACGCCTTTGTTTTTGAAGACGATGTTCTACCTGCCGCAACCACCCCTATGACTGCAGCTCTTTCTATCATTACCTATGGAGAAAAAAAAGAAATTGAAGCCGAATTTTACACTCCACAAGAGTGGGAAGAACAAAAAATGCAAGCGTCTCGCTCACTAGAGGATGTAAAAGGTAATGAGATTGAAGAATCTAAAGTAAAAGCGGCTAAAGAATTGATGGAAAAAGCTCATAAGCTAGGAAGTAGTTTGGAATCTTTTCTTGGCAAAAATCAAAAGGATACTTTTGAAAATTTGGAAGAATATGTAGGAGCTGATGGCAAATACATCTCCATTACAAAAGCTGTGAAAATCTACTACCCAAAAGAATATTTAAAAGGGGTTGAAATTGTAGACACTCCAGGCTTCAACGACCCTATCGTATCCAGAGAAGAAAGAACCAAAGAGTTTCTAGAAAAGGCTGACGCAGTGCTATTAATGCTATATGCAGGGAGACCATTTGACTCTACCGATAGAAGTATCCTCTTTGAAAATGTAGGCAAATGCGGAATTGGCAAAGTCATTATAGGTATCAACAAATATGATATAGCCTACGAAAACGGAGATACAATTGAAGAAATCAACGAATACGTAAAACAACAAATAAAAGATGCCGCTAAAAATTATGGTAACGAGACTCTCTCTGATTTATTAAAAGAGACAAGCCCCATTCCACTATCTGCCGAGATGGCACTTTTATCACAAATGCCGATGAGTAAAATAAATGAATCTGAAAGTTATAGTTTCTCATTCAAACGACATTGTGATAATTTTGAAATTAATTCTCAAAATCAGCTCAGAGACAAAAGTTTCTTAAACAATCTTACCAGTGAAGTTAAAAGAATCATAGACAAGGAAAAAACGCAAATTTTATTTACAAAGCCTATCAATGAATTATTGTCATCTACCTACAATAAAGAAAACTCAACACAAAATGACATAATCGTAACGGAAGAAAAAATTAAAAACCTAAGTCTTGATGATGATGAAATTGATGAAAAGCTTAAAAATGTAGAAAGAATTGAAAAAAGACTAAACAAAAAATTAAATATCTTTATTGATGGGCTTGATGAAATTTTTAGAGAAATCGTAAAAAAAGGAAGTAAAGACCTAGACGACATGGTTGATAACCGTTGTAATAGAATGGATGATATCATAGAAAAGAAGACTGGGATATTTAAAGGGACTGAAAAAGCAAAAAGAGAAATTCAAAAAGAAATTCAACAATTAACACAGAGAGACATTAAACATAAAATTGAACATTTGTCAGATGAGGTTGAGAGAAAAGTTAAAAATGAAATTTCCGATTTCATCTTTGAAGTTGAGGGGTTGTTTATTAAATACATTCCAGATTTTGAAAGCCAAGATTTAATCAACTCTACAAAACAAAAAATAACTTTGGATATTGATGGTAATGCATTCACACCAAACAATGAAGAGAACTTACTAGATAAATTAATAAAATTCGTCAAAAATATATTTAGAAATGATAAAAATGAGTTATACGAATTAGTTAATAAAACTAGAAGTGAATTTAAAGCTGAACAATACTTGGAAAAGATATACCAACATAAAGAAAACATTGCAAAAACCATAAAAACTAACTTTTTCGATGAAGTATTAACACCTATGCGAGAAAACTTAGAACAATTACAAAAGAAAGTTCTAGATAAAGAAAACGCATTAAACGAAGAAAATAAAAAACTTGAAGAATTAACTCAACTAAATAAGTCTATTAAAAATCAAATTGAGGAATTTAAAGTTTTAAAATCAACATTATAA
- the rpmI gene encoding 50S ribosomal protein L35 — MPKQKTKSGAKKRFKLTGSGKIKRKHAYKSHILTKKETKQKRNLTKMGLVDQADVNSVKRQLGLK, encoded by the coding sequence ATGCCAAAACAAAAAACAAAATCAGGTGCTAAAAAGCGTTTCAAACTTACAGGAAGTGGAAAAATTAAGCGTAAACATGCTTACAAAAGCCACATCTTAACTAAGAAAGAAACTAAGCAAAAGAGAAATCTTACCAAAATGGGTCTTGTAGACCAAGCTGATGTAAACAGCGTAAAACGCCAATTAGGATTAAAATAA
- the rplT gene encoding 50S ribosomal protein L20 encodes MPRSTNSVASRRRRKKIIKLAKGYFGRRKNVWTVAKNAVEKAMVYAYRDRRQKKRNFRALWIQRINAGARQHGMSYSKFMGALKSNNIELNRKVLADLAMNHPEAFKAIVDKIK; translated from the coding sequence ATGCCAAGATCAACCAATTCAGTAGCGTCTAGAAGAAGACGCAAGAAAATTATCAAATTAGCGAAAGGATATTTCGGACGCCGTAAAAATGTATGGACTGTTGCTAAAAACGCAGTTGAAAAAGCAATGGTTTATGCTTACAGAGACCGTCGTCAAAAGAAAAGAAATTTCCGCGCGCTTTGGATCCAAAGAATTAATGCTGGTGCTAGACAACACGGAATGTCTTATTCTAAATTTATGGGTGCTCTTAAAAGCAACAACATCGAGCTTAACAGAAAAGTGTTAGCTGATTTAGCAATGAATCACCCAGAAGCTTTCAAAGCAATTGTAGATAAGATCAAATAA
- a CDS encoding reprolysin-like metallopeptidase: MNFKALYLLFIFLSSLIYSQESNIKTFKIAIAATPDFVDIIKRTPPYNNKKYSRRSDKEIALLAIKNYINDINEVFIRELSIKFELVSDERTLISQGEKNPFQNDSYNSNFWQGNIIQNFLDEKIGDKNYDIGHLFHSSSQVGGLSHYGTVCKKGRKARAVSAYDFVGQWRKKEMLHREFEGILMHEIGHQFNAQHTFSFEIEGRAIGAQVEPASGSTIMAYPGVAAPDNIQTYKDLYFNHVSINTMKNFIESLDCGTNELKKNKAPSIFLENNTYNIPKGTAILLSGVNRQQKVYQFRLKIV; the protein is encoded by the coding sequence ATGAATTTCAAAGCTTTATACCTTTTATTTATTTTCTTATCATCTCTAATTTATTCTCAAGAATCCAATATAAAAACCTTCAAAATTGCAATTGCCGCTACTCCTGATTTTGTAGATATTATAAAAAGAACTCCACCCTATAATAATAAGAAGTACTCTAGAAGATCTGATAAAGAAATTGCGTTATTGGCTATCAAAAACTATATAAACGATATAAATGAAGTTTTTATAAGAGAATTATCTATAAAATTTGAATTAGTTTCCGATGAAAGAACCTTAATTTCGCAAGGAGAAAAAAATCCATTTCAAAATGATTCCTATAATTCAAACTTCTGGCAAGGCAACATCATTCAAAATTTTTTAGACGAAAAAATAGGAGATAAAAATTACGATATTGGTCATCTATTTCATAGTTCTAGCCAAGTTGGAGGGCTCTCTCACTACGGAACAGTTTGCAAAAAAGGAAGAAAAGCCCGAGCTGTAAGTGCCTATGATTTCGTTGGGCAATGGAGAAAAAAAGAAATGTTACACAGAGAGTTTGAAGGAATTTTGATGCATGAAATTGGACATCAATTTAATGCTCAGCACACTTTCTCTTTTGAAATTGAAGGTCGAGCCATTGGAGCCCAAGTAGAACCTGCTAGTGGCTCTACAATTATGGCATACCCTGGAGTTGCCGCTCCAGATAATATACAAACATATAAGGATTTATACTTCAACCATGTATCTATAAACACTATGAAAAATTTTATAGAATCTTTAGATTGTGGAACTAATGAACTAAAAAAAAATAAAGCTCCTTCTATTTTTTTAGAAAATAATACATACAATATTCCTAAAGGAACTGCAATACTACTCTCGGGTGTAAATCGTCAGCAAAAAGTTTACCAGTTTAGGTTAAAAATAGTATAG
- a CDS encoding dynamin family protein has translation METYTIIYLVVAVLFTAVITYIITSKSNKKDSISELKSGNTETDKKTIATLENKLADKERRINELNNQISSISEKSNTPTDNTSALLDAKRKIETLEEEIEDLEDENDNNKRKFKKEKESLEETINDKNKEIESFSNKIEEIKEELSDKTKEIAIKNDSISFIQEILCAKGISDQETQKLHQRVDLITNFIRNEIRDAFNRCDLELEVEDDAYFFNQGLEQWAITSKKRWIQNKTSIAFVGEFSAGKTSIVNRIISQDDPKAPTLPVSTKASTAIPTYISGGLITDFTFVAPNNEQKSITENSFKRVKKEVLDQVKGISSLIKYFVMTYKNDNLKEISILDTPGFNSNDSEDAERTIEVINECDALFWVFDVNAGEVNRQSIKLIKEHLHKPLYVVINKIDTKAESEVKKVLDRIKKTFEDNGIKVNDFISFSSKAPISNILTPLKKIKSETAQKNYLDNIIHYIENQIIPFLDTAYSKAAQELNQKNKEVDNLFYSLQKNLTDLKNCTSSN, from the coding sequence ATGGAGACCTATACAATTATTTATTTGGTGGTGGCTGTACTTTTCACGGCAGTCATCACCTATATTATTACATCCAAATCAAATAAAAAAGATTCTATTTCCGAATTAAAAAGCGGAAATACCGAAACTGATAAAAAGACAATTGCAACCCTAGAAAATAAGTTGGCCGACAAGGAAAGGAGGATAAATGAATTAAATAACCAAATTTCATCTATCTCAGAAAAAAGCAACACTCCAACCGACAACACCTCTGCCCTTCTAGATGCTAAAAGAAAAATTGAAACGCTCGAAGAGGAAATAGAAGATCTTGAAGATGAAAATGATAATAATAAGAGAAAATTTAAAAAAGAGAAAGAAAGCTTAGAAGAAACCATTAACGATAAAAATAAAGAGATTGAAAGCTTTTCAAATAAAATTGAAGAAATTAAAGAAGAGCTGAGCGATAAAACAAAAGAAATCGCCATCAAAAATGATTCAATTTCCTTTATTCAAGAAATATTATGTGCTAAGGGAATAAGTGACCAAGAAACTCAAAAATTACACCAGAGAGTTGATTTAATCACGAATTTCATAAGAAATGAAATCAGAGATGCTTTCAATAGATGTGATTTAGAACTTGAAGTGGAAGATGATGCTTACTTTTTTAATCAAGGGCTAGAACAATGGGCTATAACCTCTAAAAAGAGATGGATTCAAAATAAAACTAGCATTGCTTTTGTAGGTGAATTTTCTGCGGGAAAAACTTCAATTGTCAATAGAATCATTTCACAAGATGACCCTAAGGCCCCCACACTCCCCGTTAGCACAAAAGCTTCTACAGCTATTCCTACATATATTTCAGGAGGACTTATCACTGACTTTACTTTTGTTGCACCGAATAATGAACAAAAATCTATCACAGAAAATTCTTTCAAAAGAGTAAAAAAGGAAGTATTGGACCAAGTGAAAGGTATTTCTTCTTTGATTAAGTATTTCGTGATGACATACAAAAACGATAATCTAAAAGAAATTAGTATCTTAGACACTCCTGGTTTTAATTCAAATGATAGTGAAGATGCTGAAAGAACCATCGAAGTGATCAATGAATGCGATGCGCTATTTTGGGTTTTTGATGTAAACGCAGGGGAAGTCAACCGACAATCCATTAAACTTATCAAAGAGCACCTCCACAAGCCGCTGTATGTAGTTATCAATAAAATAGACACAAAAGCTGAATCAGAGGTAAAAAAAGTTTTGGATAGAATCAAAAAAACGTTTGAAGATAATGGCATCAAAGTAAATGACTTTATTTCTTTTTCATCAAAGGCTCCAATCTCAAATATTTTAACACCTTTAAAAAAAATCAAAAGCGAAACAGCCCAAAAAAACTACCTAGATAACATTATTCATTATATAGAAAACCAGATTATCCCGTTTTTAGACACAGCCTATTCTAAAGCCGCTCAAGAATTAAATCAAAAAAACAAAGAAGTAGATAATCTATTTTACAGTTTACAAAAAAACCTAACCGATTTAAAAAACTGTACGTCGTCAAACTAA
- a CDS encoding coiled-coil domain-containing protein: MEIESTGLAIGLVVGGIAGAIAKGQLDSNKSSNLLETKNNQINSLIKEKELLLNKNTKLSEEIEYLQEENARIKKKFNQHDDLQDDLKDELEDTKTKIEKLKKENQELFNQAKSYKEACEALERQIEALKK; encoded by the coding sequence ATGGAAATAGAAAGCACAGGATTAGCGATAGGCCTCGTAGTCGGGGGAATTGCTGGAGCAATTGCAAAAGGTCAATTAGATTCAAACAAATCAAGCAATTTGCTAGAAACAAAAAACAATCAAATCAATTCACTTATCAAAGAGAAAGAATTACTTTTAAATAAAAATACAAAGCTCTCCGAAGAAATAGAATATTTACAGGAAGAAAATGCTAGGATTAAAAAGAAATTCAATCAACATGATGACCTTCAGGATGATTTAAAAGACGAGCTTGAAGATACCAAAACAAAGATTGAGAAACTAAAAAAAGAAAATCAAGAATTATTTAATCAAGCTAAATCTTATAAAGAAGCCTGCGAAGCGCTAGAAAGACAAATTGAAGCTCTAAAAAAATAA
- a CDS encoding dynamin family protein gives MKNISNLKEIAESLNLNNLILEINNLENKINQNNAELIFPLIGEFSAGKTTLINALIDNKKLETSITPTTSTIYEIHFGSNTSKAEIVLEDGSIKEIENIEDLNNDDLIDTPTIKIFDTSNKIPKETIIVDTPGLSSPTQKHRDNLMNFLPYADGMFLVIDINQPSTRSLMDFISTMKLSEKPIYVIITKSDTKAENEIESVKKYFSNELKLPTNGIACVSALEDNLDEFYNLLKDIQKKKNEIVKKTSELRIKSISENLLSYIDDLLKNAQDFKSLENSIKQQDYDLRTLKRNVEKIIENVKFDTEQTIQETSKKFEDNVKGKLENIVSQKNIDYDAEVNHAINDAQNILFSNYIKKVQDSINEQIRKQNNKESEISFDNLREIDFSSLKLDNTYQNLSLNTAGKEYNKMISTGVKVLAATAAVVAIVSTAGAAGVAGAAASGSAALEIADTATDLGNMASNAKSMNRMQKLGTKINKLREHISEGENQLKTIEESNQAYGEKFGTEQGIVESIVSWATDSMLGKPQRKKRISSLLSTQIIPAFNQQLETISSNILTTIQSILDENATSIINQKRDNLLTLQKELSEQKENYKTRMTELKNFKKSLINN, from the coding sequence ATGAAAAACATTAGCAATTTAAAAGAAATAGCAGAAAGCTTAAATTTAAATAATCTCATTTTAGAAATTAATAATTTAGAAAATAAAATAAATCAGAATAATGCAGAATTAATATTCCCTTTAATCGGAGAATTTAGTGCTGGAAAAACAACACTTATCAATGCCTTGATTGATAACAAAAAGCTTGAAACATCAATCACCCCAACCACCTCAACCATATATGAAATCCATTTTGGGAGTAATACATCAAAAGCCGAAATTGTACTTGAAGATGGAAGCATTAAAGAAATAGAAAATATTGAAGATCTGAACAATGATGACTTAATTGATACACCTACAATAAAAATTTTTGACACATCTAACAAGATTCCAAAAGAAACAATTATTGTTGACACTCCAGGCTTATCATCTCCTACCCAAAAGCATAGAGATAATTTAATGAATTTCCTACCCTATGCAGATGGAATGTTTTTAGTAATAGACATCAATCAACCTTCTACACGTTCATTGATGGATTTTATTTCGACAATGAAGCTATCAGAAAAGCCTATTTATGTCATAATCACGAAATCAGACACAAAGGCTGAAAATGAAATTGAAAGCGTGAAAAAATATTTTTCAAACGAACTAAAATTACCAACAAATGGAATTGCATGTGTTTCTGCATTAGAAGACAATCTAGATGAGTTTTATAATTTACTAAAAGATATTCAGAAGAAAAAAAACGAAATTGTAAAAAAAACATCTGAACTGAGAATAAAATCAATTTCAGAAAATCTACTAAGTTACATAGATGATTTATTAAAAAATGCACAAGATTTTAAATCTCTAGAAAACAGCATCAAACAACAAGATTATGACTTAAGAACGCTTAAAAGAAATGTAGAGAAAATCATTGAAAATGTTAAGTTTGATACGGAACAAACAATACAAGAAACCTCTAAAAAATTCGAAGATAATGTAAAAGGGAAACTTGAAAACATAGTTTCGCAAAAAAATATTGATTACGATGCAGAAGTAAATCATGCAATCAATGATGCTCAAAATATTCTATTTTCTAATTATATCAAAAAAGTGCAAGATTCCATCAATGAACAAATTAGAAAACAAAACAATAAAGAAAGCGAAATTTCTTTTGACAATTTAAGAGAGATTGATTTCTCAAGCCTAAAATTAGACAACACTTATCAAAATCTAAGCCTAAATACTGCTGGAAAAGAATACAACAAAATGATTTCAACAGGTGTGAAAGTTTTAGCAGCAACGGCAGCGGTTGTAGCTATTGTCTCCACGGCTGGTGCTGCTGGTGTTGCTGGTGCTGCTGCTTCTGGATCTGCTGCTTTAGAAATTGCTGATACAGCTACAGACCTTGGAAATATGGCTTCTAATGCCAAAAGCATGAATAGAATGCAGAAATTAGGAACGAAAATAAATAAACTTAGAGAACACATAAGTGAGGGAGAAAATCAGCTAAAAACAATAGAGGAAAGTAATCAAGCTTATGGAGAAAAATTCGGCACTGAGCAAGGCATTGTGGAATCTATTGTAAGCTGGGCAACTGACAGCATGCTGGGAAAACCTCAAAGAAAAAAAAGAATTTCTTCTTTACTCAGTACGCAAATCATACCAGCGTTCAATCAACAATTAGAAACAATCAGCTCAAATATTTTAACTACTATACAAAGTATACTTGATGAGAATGCAACCAGCATTATCAATCAAAAACGAGATAATTTACTTACACTACAAAAAGAACTTTCTGAACAAAAAGAAAATTATAAAACGAGAATGACCGAATTAAAAAATTTCAAAAAATCTTTAATAAACAATTAA
- a CDS encoding DUF6140 family protein, whose amino-acid sequence MALLNRFRVSVKRDFPQHKLAKGMNVEVVLNTTNPLMSMDGKQAIIDAFMRIYGVDLSNKRSYISSGYMDFVKL is encoded by the coding sequence ATGGCATTATTAAACAGATTTAGAGTAAGTGTAAAAAGAGATTTCCCTCAACACAAACTTGCAAAAGGAATGAATGTAGAAGTAGTTTTAAATACTACCAATCCACTGATGTCTATGGATGGCAAACAAGCAATCATAGATGCCTTCATGAGAATTTATGGTGTGGATTTATCCAACAAAAGAAGCTATATAAGCTCTGGTTACATGGATTTTGTAAAACTTTAA